Genomic window (Streptosporangium brasiliense):
CGTAACAGGCGTCGCAGGACGGACCGTGGCTCGGCCGTCCCGGGGCGGGACCGCCACCGGGCCGTCCGGCCCGGGAGGTCCGGCTCGGAGGGGCCTGTCGCGGGTTCTTATCCGCCCTTTATGGGTGATTAGTACACTCGGCGACGGCCGGAATCCGGCCCATCGGCCACGGGTGCCCACCCAGGCCCATCCCCTCAGGAGTCACGTGAGCAGCGGGTTGACCGACGCGCCCCCAAGGCCCGCGGAGCAGCGGCCGCCCCGGCGGCGCCGCAGGTGGCTGTGGTGGCTGGTGGCCGCCGTCACCGTCGTCGTGGTCGCGGTGGCGGCGACGGTCGGCGGTGTCTACGTCAAGCTGGCCGGGAACGTCAAGCACACCGACGTCCAGGCGGACGACCTGGGGAAGCGGCCGGTCAAGGTCGCCACCAAGGCACTGAACGTCCTGGTGGTCGGCTCGGACCAGCGCGGCGGCAAGAACGCCAAATACGGCAGGTTCCCCGGCGAGCGGACCGACACCATCATGCTGGCGCACATCTCGCCGAAGCGGGACAACGCGATGGTCGTCAGCTTCCCCCGGGATTCGATGGTCCAGCTCCCCGAGTGCCGGGCCAGGCAGGGACTCCCCGGCCAGCGGGCGCACCTGGGCATGATCAACGAGTCGTTCAACTCCGGCGGGATCGCCTGCACCTGGAAGACCGTCGAGTCGCTCACCGGCATCCACATCGACCACTTCGTGAAAGTCGACTTCACCGGGTTCAAGGGCATGGTCGACGCGGTCGGCGGCGTCGAGGTGTGCGTGCCCGAGCCGATCCACGACAAGAAGGCCCTGCTCACGCTGGCCGCCGGCCGACAGACCCTCAAGGGCGAGCAGGCCCTGGGCTACGTCCGGGCCCGCTACAGCCTGGGCGACGGCTCCGACATCGGGCGCATCCAGCGGCAGCAGATGTTCATCGCTTCCATGGTCAAGAAGGTCATGAGCGGTGAGACGCTCACCAACCCGACGAAGCTCTTCGGCTTCCTCGACGCGGCCACCAGGTCGGTCACCACCGACCCCGGCCTCACCCCCCTGGTCATGAAGGACCTGGCGACCAGCGCCCAGGGCCTGGCCGCCGGGCAGATCCACTTCATCACCACCCCCTGGCGATACTCGGTCACCTATCCCGGCCGGGTGGAATGGGTCGAGCCGCAGAGCAGGAAGCTGTTCCAGATCGTCGCCCGGGACAGGACGGTCGCCGGTTCGGGGGTCAAGGGCGGCCAGTCCAAGGTGGCCCGGTCGAAGATCCAGGTCGAGGTGCGCAACGGGACCGGCCGCTCCCACCTGGCCACCCAGGTGGCCGCCGTCCTGGAGGAGCGGGGCTACCACATCGCCAAGATCGGGGATGCGCCGCGCAAGCCGTACCCGAAGACCACGATCGCCTACTCCCCGAACGGCGCGCCGGGGGCGCCGACCCTCACCCGCGACCTGCTCGCCTCCACCGCCAGGCCCGTCCCCGGGGCCGTCACGGCACGGCTCGTCCTGACCATCGGCGACGACTGGAAGGGCCTCAGGCCCCTCCGCCAGGACGACACCGACAGCCTCAAGGGCTTCGACGCCACCCACGACTCCTGCGCGAGCGCCTGATCGTCCCTTTTGAGTAGGGTCGGGGCATGTTGTACGGGAGGGCCGCCGAGCAGGCCGCCATCGACCGGCTGCTGGCGGACTCCCGGGCGGGCCGGAGCGGCGCCCTGCTCGTCCGGGGCGAGCCGGGCATCGGCAAGACCGCCCTGCTGGACTACGCGGCCACCGCCGCCGGGGACCTGCGGGTGATCCGCGGCACCGGGGTGGAGTCGGAGGCCGAGCTGCCGTTCGCCGGACTGCACCTGCTGCTGCGGCCGGTGTCCGACCGGATCGGGACACTGCCCGAGCAGCAGGAGCGGGCGCTGCGGGCCGCCTTCGGGCTGGCCGCCGTGGAGGCCGGGGACCGGCTGCTG
Coding sequences:
- a CDS encoding LCP family protein, whose protein sequence is MSSGLTDAPPRPAEQRPPRRRRRWLWWLVAAVTVVVVAVAATVGGVYVKLAGNVKHTDVQADDLGKRPVKVATKALNVLVVGSDQRGGKNAKYGRFPGERTDTIMLAHISPKRDNAMVVSFPRDSMVQLPECRARQGLPGQRAHLGMINESFNSGGIACTWKTVESLTGIHIDHFVKVDFTGFKGMVDAVGGVEVCVPEPIHDKKALLTLAAGRQTLKGEQALGYVRARYSLGDGSDIGRIQRQQMFIASMVKKVMSGETLTNPTKLFGFLDAATRSVTTDPGLTPLVMKDLATSAQGLAAGQIHFITTPWRYSVTYPGRVEWVEPQSRKLFQIVARDRTVAGSGVKGGQSKVARSKIQVEVRNGTGRSHLATQVAAVLEERGYHIAKIGDAPRKPYPKTTIAYSPNGAPGAPTLTRDLLASTARPVPGAVTARLVLTIGDDWKGLRPLRQDDTDSLKGFDATHDSCASA